One genomic region from Isachenkonia alkalipeptolytica encodes:
- a CDS encoding GNAT family N-acetyltransferase, giving the protein MLEKFDTIIFDFDGVILNSMDIKGNGLRRVFSEYPKDKVEKLVAFHHENGGMSRYMKIRYFFEELLGEEITEESVVEYAERFSKQMRTELDNEAYLIEDAVNFIKKHHGNYHLHIASGADEKELQYICNRLKLTPYFKTIEGSPRVKEEIIDGILTSYQYDKKTTLLIGDSTNDYEAAKENRISFAGYNNEALKTYEDFYIESFQPLRIQHQEDPGKSPAGVKESRGEFTLRGITLEDEEAFQELIKILNDADDLGYGVDSRWYRKVLEDGEHIILVGYYLGDLVGVFTGMINTQDSRAMNLNVAIHPKVRRRGFGTKLYKEGIRRARGKNIEKLEAYGKNRIPGGVKFLEKQGFSVGLYSWEMEKQLQNSEQIAGKPQGVEKMVEVTKATPEREKAYQVLSQECFNDLSGAGALEEVLKDPSIGMWFLDTEKGEGEVAGGLAVQLKSNTKTAYFFDIGIRPKYRGKGMGLWMLQEVEQQLAARGYEKVSLLVAGENEKALRLYQKAGFRVKDEEIVFYRTLD; this is encoded by the coding sequence ATGCTAGAAAAATTCGACACCATCATTTTCGATTTTGACGGCGTGATATTAAATTCCATGGATATCAAGGGGAACGGTCTTCGGCGGGTGTTTAGTGAGTACCCGAAGGATAAAGTGGAAAAGCTTGTGGCCTTTCATCATGAGAATGGGGGGATGAGCCGCTATATGAAAATCCGTTATTTCTTTGAGGAGCTCCTGGGAGAGGAGATCACTGAAGAAAGCGTAGTGGAATATGCCGAGCGGTTCTCAAAGCAAATGCGGACGGAACTGGACAACGAAGCATACTTAATTGAGGATGCGGTAAACTTTATCAAAAAGCATCACGGGAATTATCATTTACACATCGCTTCCGGTGCCGATGAAAAGGAGCTGCAGTATATTTGCAATCGACTAAAGCTTACCCCCTATTTTAAAACCATTGAAGGCTCTCCCAGGGTAAAGGAAGAAATAATTGATGGAATTTTGACCAGCTATCAATATGATAAGAAAACCACGCTATTGATCGGAGACTCAACAAATGACTATGAGGCGGCGAAGGAGAATCGGATCAGCTTTGCAGGATATAATAATGAAGCCCTAAAGACCTATGAAGATTTTTACATTGAAAGTTTCCAGCCTCTTAGAATACAGCATCAAGAGGACCCTGGTAAATCCCCCGCCGGCGTAAAGGAAAGCCGTGGAGAGTTTACCCTTCGAGGGATCACCCTGGAGGATGAAGAGGCATTTCAAGAGCTCATAAAAATACTGAACGATGCGGATGACTTGGGCTATGGGGTAGACTCCCGCTGGTACCGAAAAGTTCTGGAAGATGGAGAACACATCATCTTGGTGGGTTATTACTTAGGGGATTTGGTAGGGGTTTTTACCGGGATGATCAACACCCAGGATTCCCGGGCGATGAATCTTAATGTGGCCATCCATCCGAAGGTGCGCCGCCGGGGCTTTGGCACGAAACTCTACAAAGAAGGCATTCGCCGGGCCCGGGGAAAGAACATCGAAAAGCTGGAGGCCTACGGGAAAAACCGGATACCCGGCGGGGTGAAATTTTTGGAGAAGCAGGGTTTCTCAGTGGGGCTTTATTCCTGGGAGATGGAAAAGCAGTTGCAAAACAGCGAGCAAATTGCCGGGAAGCCTCAAGGGGTGGAGAAAATGGTAGAGGTGACCAAAGCAACCCCTGAAAGAGAGAAGGCCTATCAAGTGCTTTCCCAGGAGTGCTTTAATGACCTCTCCGGGGCTGGGGCCCTGGAGGAGGTCCTGAAAGATCCCTCGATAGGCATGTGGTTTTTAGACACAGAAAAGGGCGAGGGGGAAGTGGCCGGAGGGCTTGCGGTACAATTAAAGAGCAACACAAAAACCGCTTACTTCTTTGATATCGGCATTCGGCCTAAATACAGAGGAAAAGGCATGGGCCTATGGATGTTGCAAGAGGTAGAGCAGCAATTAGCAGCAAGGGGTTATGAAAAGGTATCTTTATTAGTGGCGGGAGAAAACGAAAAAGCCCTGAGGTTGTATCAAAAAGCAGGTTTCAGGGTCAAAGACGAAGAAATCGTGTTTTATAGAACTTTAGATTAG
- a CDS encoding transposase, which translates to MPRSLRRKSSTGMYHVILRGINKQVIFHDELDYRRFLEVLQEAKEKSGFAVHAYCIMNNHVHILIEEKDEPLSVVMKRIGSSYVYWYNRRYDRVGHLFQGRYRSQPIDDARYLLTVLRYIHQNPVKAKIKVHCKDYRWSSYREYLYTEDRKAPIHHGILLTETGFMLDLFAIEGQLGLERFKEFHRDVEAIPKEDEPMDIEEEYERPFTDEEAGLLICSLFGIPSCTVIKDSDKIQRKNYLARLKKEGLPIRQIARLTGIHRSTVQRA; encoded by the coding sequence ATGCCAAGAAGTCTAAGGAGGAAAAGCAGTACAGGAATGTACCACGTCATCCTAAGGGGTATCAACAAACAGGTAATATTTCACGATGAATTGGATTATCGAAGGTTTTTAGAGGTGTTACAAGAGGCAAAAGAGAAAAGCGGGTTTGCGGTCCATGCCTACTGTATTATGAATAACCATGTACATATCCTGATCGAGGAGAAAGACGAACCGTTAAGCGTAGTTATGAAGCGTATCGGTTCCAGTTATGTGTACTGGTATAACCGGCGATACGACCGGGTAGGCCACCTTTTTCAGGGACGGTATCGAAGCCAGCCCATTGATGACGCACGGTATCTCCTGACGGTTCTTCGCTACATCCACCAAAATCCGGTGAAGGCTAAAATCAAAGTACACTGTAAAGACTACCGCTGGAGCAGCTACCGGGAATATCTGTACACAGAGGATCGAAAGGCCCCGATTCATCACGGGATACTTCTAACGGAAACCGGCTTTATGTTGGATTTATTTGCGATCGAGGGGCAGCTGGGCTTGGAACGCTTTAAAGAGTTTCACCGGGACGTGGAAGCGATTCCGAAAGAGGATGAGCCCATGGACATTGAAGAAGAGTATGAGCGGCCTTTCACCGATGAAGAGGCGGGACTGTTGATTTGCTCGCTATTTGGAATTCCCAGTTGTACTGTGATCAAGGACTCTGATAAAATACAGAGAAAGAACTATTTAGCGAGGCTCAAAAAAGAGGGCTTGCCCATTCGCCAAATTGCCCGGTTAACAGGCATACACCGAAGTACGGTGCAAAGGGCTTGA
- the fabG gene encoding 3-oxoacyl-[acyl-carrier-protein] reductase: MRLKGKVAMVTGSSRGIGNAVAKKYLEEGAKVVLIDRDEEGVKKSIEEMKQYGDAVGYAMDVTDRARVQEVFETVVKEHGTLDILVNNAGITQDAQLYKMKEEQWDAVINVNLKGVFNCAQEAVKIMRDKKTGSIINISSVVGLYGNFGQVNYAATKSGVIGMTKTMAKEVGRKNVTVNAVAPGFIMTEMTQKMPDNVLDMMREKAPLGRLGEPEDIANACLFLASDEARFVTGTVLSVDGGVVL, encoded by the coding sequence ATGAGATTAAAAGGAAAAGTAGCCATGGTAACAGGGTCCAGCCGAGGTATTGGAAACGCAGTTGCAAAGAAATATTTAGAAGAAGGGGCCAAAGTAGTCCTGATCGACCGCGATGAAGAAGGCGTTAAAAAGTCCATTGAAGAAATGAAGCAGTACGGCGATGCGGTAGGATACGCTATGGACGTAACTGACCGGGCTCGGGTTCAGGAAGTATTTGAAACCGTAGTAAAAGAGCACGGTACCCTGGACATCCTGGTAAACAATGCTGGAATTACACAAGATGCCCAGCTTTATAAGATGAAGGAAGAGCAGTGGGACGCAGTAATTAACGTAAACCTAAAAGGCGTATTCAATTGCGCTCAGGAAGCGGTAAAAATTATGCGTGACAAGAAAACCGGTTCCATTATTAACATCTCCTCCGTTGTAGGCCTTTACGGAAACTTCGGTCAGGTAAACTATGCCGCAACAAAATCCGGTGTCATCGGTATGACGAAGACTATGGCTAAAGAAGTTGGCCGAAAGAACGTTACGGTAAATGCTGTAGCTCCCGGATTCATTATGACGGAAATGACTCAAAAAATGCCCGACAATGTATTGGACATGATGCGTGAAAAAGCACCCCTAGGACGACTAGGTGAGCCTGAAGATATCGCAAATGCTTGCTTATTCTTAGCTTCCGACGAAGCTCGATTCGTAACGGGAACAGTGCTTTCTGTAGACGGCGGCGTAGTACTATAA
- a CDS encoding pyridoxal-phosphate-dependent aminotransferase family protein — translation MKKKLFIPGPVTVSPDVLEKMGTQMIGHRTKDASELQRRISDKMRKVMYTEEEILLSTTSGSGLMEGAVQSCTKKRAAIFSVGAFGDRWYKMAKGNNVPADLFQSPMGKHTTPEMVEEALASGKYDLVTITHNETSTGIMNPVKEISKVIRKYPDVVFALDTVSSLGGVKIPFDEWGVDIGITSTQKCLGLPPGMAIASFSKKAMERAREVEHRGFYLDLLSLYDTIQKKDYQYPSTPSISHMYALDYQLDKILNREGLENRFNRHREMADHVRSWAKEHFELFAEEPYASNTLTTVRNTRGINVKELNRKLGERGYAISNGYGDLKEKTFRIAHMADTTMEEVKELLALIEELME, via the coding sequence ATGAAAAAGAAATTGTTTATTCCGGGACCGGTAACGGTATCTCCGGACGTATTGGAAAAAATGGGTACCCAGATGATCGGCCATAGAACCAAGGACGCATCGGAGCTGCAACGACGAATTTCTGATAAAATGCGAAAGGTAATGTATACCGAAGAGGAGATTTTACTCTCCACCACTTCGGGAAGCGGACTTATGGAAGGGGCGGTCCAATCCTGCACGAAAAAACGGGCGGCGATTTTTTCCGTCGGAGCCTTCGGGGATCGGTGGTACAAGATGGCTAAGGGCAACAACGTGCCGGCGGATTTATTCCAATCCCCCATGGGAAAACACACCACACCGGAAATGGTAGAGGAAGCCCTGGCTTCGGGGAAGTATGACCTGGTCACCATCACCCATAATGAAACTTCCACAGGGATTATGAATCCCGTAAAGGAAATATCCAAGGTGATTAGAAAATATCCCGATGTGGTTTTTGCTCTGGATACGGTAAGCTCCCTGGGAGGCGTGAAAATCCCCTTTGATGAATGGGGAGTTGATATCGGCATCACCTCAACGCAAAAATGCCTGGGACTGCCGCCGGGAATGGCGATTGCATCCTTCTCGAAAAAGGCGATGGAACGGGCGAGGGAAGTGGAACACCGGGGATTCTATCTAGATTTGCTGAGCCTTTATGATACGATTCAGAAAAAGGACTACCAGTACCCATCCACCCCGTCAATTTCCCATATGTACGCCCTGGATTATCAATTGGACAAGATCCTGAACCGGGAGGGGCTGGAGAACCGATTCAATCGCCACCGGGAAATGGCGGATCATGTACGCTCTTGGGCGAAGGAACATTTTGAACTGTTTGCGGAAGAACCCTATGCATCCAACACGCTAACCACAGTAAGGAACACCCGGGGCATCAATGTGAAGGAGCTAAACCGGAAGCTGGGAGAGCGGGGTTATGCGATTTCTAACGGATATGGAGACTTAAAGGAAAAGACCTTCAGAATTGCCCACATGGCAGATACTACCATGGAGGAAGTGAAAGAGCTGTTAGCCCTTATCGAGGAGCTAATGGAGTAA
- a CDS encoding amino acid ABC transporter permease — translation MELISEFIQNMQEFFEVVFIYIPRFIPGVMMTLQLSVLSIVLGTVFGLTATLFKMTKIKPLEKVIDVYISIVRGTPLLLQLIFIFNALPEIGITFSPFISAAIGLAFHSGAYISEIFRGAIESIDGGQREAAISLGMNKWQAMKRITLPQAFKRSVPSLGNQFIIAIKDSSLASAITITETLMLTRQFVAATFNPWPIFFVAGLYYMLITTILSKALLRLEKRLKVYER, via the coding sequence TTGGAGTTAATCAGTGAGTTCATACAAAATATGCAGGAGTTTTTTGAAGTAGTCTTTATCTATATCCCCCGTTTTATTCCCGGGGTTATGATGACCTTGCAGTTATCGGTGTTATCCATTGTGTTGGGAACCGTCTTCGGACTGACCGCCACCTTGTTTAAAATGACGAAAATCAAACCCCTGGAAAAAGTCATCGATGTGTATATCAGCATTGTACGGGGAACCCCCTTACTGCTGCAGTTGATCTTTATTTTCAACGCTTTGCCGGAGATCGGAATCACTTTTTCCCCTTTTATCTCCGCTGCCATCGGTCTGGCTTTTCACAGCGGGGCCTATATCAGCGAGATCTTCCGTGGAGCCATCGAATCCATTGACGGCGGCCAGCGGGAAGCGGCGATTTCTCTGGGGATGAACAAATGGCAGGCCATGAAGCGGATCACCTTGCCCCAGGCATTTAAACGATCGGTCCCCTCTTTGGGAAATCAGTTTATCATTGCGATTAAAGACTCATCCCTGGCCAGTGCCATCACCATTACGGAGACCTTAATGCTTACGCGACAGTTTGTAGCGGCAACCTTTAATCCCTGGCCCATATTCTTTGTGGCGGGACTGTACTACATGCTGATTACAACGATTCTGAGCAAAGCACTGCTAAGATTAGAAAAGAGGTTGAAAGTATATGAGCGATAA
- a CDS encoding D-2-hydroxyacid dehydrogenase, which yields MIKILANDKIDDQSVQALKDLNIEVTEEHYDPEALKEKIKDFDGIIVRSATKLRKEVLKSALESGKLKLIIRAGVGIDNIDKAFAEEKGITVKNTPDASTTAVGELVLGHMLSLARHLHQSNVTMRKGKWMKKQYTGMELEGKTLGIIGFGRMGRAAAEKAYGIGMKVAYTKRSGPVEGYEHYQYLSKEALLKNADVISIHAPYNPKVGAILDEKAFDMMKDGVYVINCARGGVLSEDALLKALDSGKVAAAALDVFEDEPLEKEEIYNHEKISLSPHIGAATTEAQEKIGEEIIKIAKEFFDL from the coding sequence ATGATTAAAATACTAGCCAATGACAAAATCGACGACCAATCGGTACAGGCCCTGAAGGATCTGAATATTGAGGTGACGGAAGAGCACTACGATCCTGAGGCGCTGAAGGAGAAAATCAAGGATTTCGACGGGATTATTGTCCGTTCCGCTACGAAGTTAAGGAAAGAGGTGCTAAAGAGCGCTTTAGAAAGCGGAAAGCTGAAACTGATTATCCGTGCAGGGGTTGGGATTGATAATATAGATAAAGCTTTTGCAGAAGAGAAGGGCATAACGGTGAAAAACACTCCCGATGCCAGTACCACCGCGGTTGGAGAGCTGGTTCTGGGACATATGCTGAGTCTTGCCAGACATCTCCATCAGTCCAATGTGACCATGCGGAAGGGAAAGTGGATGAAAAAACAATACACCGGTATGGAGCTTGAAGGAAAGACCCTGGGAATTATCGGTTTCGGTCGGATGGGCCGGGCTGCGGCGGAAAAAGCCTATGGTATCGGGATGAAAGTCGCTTATACCAAAAGATCCGGTCCCGTGGAAGGCTATGAACATTATCAGTATCTTTCAAAGGAAGCGCTGTTAAAAAACGCAGATGTTATCAGTATCCATGCTCCCTACAATCCTAAGGTGGGGGCGATTCTCGATGAGAAGGCCTTTGATATGATGAAGGACGGGGTTTATGTCATCAATTGCGCAAGAGGCGGCGTGCTGTCGGAGGATGCTCTGTTAAAGGCGTTGGACAGCGGAAAAGTTGCAGCGGCAGCCCTGGATGTCTTTGAAGACGAACCTCTGGAAAAAGAGGAAATCTACAATCATGAAAAGATCTCCCTCAGTCCCCATATCGGCGCGGCCACCACGGAAGCCCAGGAAAAAATCGGGGAAGAGATTATCAAAATCGCAAAAGAATTTTTCGATCTGTAG
- a CDS encoding potassium channel family protein has translation MLLKEQQKLMIVIVIIVMVLTFGTIGYQMLLDVSFVDALYMTVITISTVGYTEVGEMTDQAKYFSMLIIVMGLGTVGYAVTSAVGLLLEGTFKESWRRRKMDKQIKELKDHYILCGAGETGQSVIKQFENSKVDFVVIEIRERIVKELEERGVLVIQGDGTHEEDLEKAQIYKAKGLVSSLPKDSANVFAVLTARQMNPKLYIVSRSVESTSREKLKKAGANNTISPNVIGGMRMASFVIRPSIISFLDIITHAGDVVLDLEDVVICEGSSLKGQSLKEAKIPERTGLIVLAIRKTGEFQPRLNPSSDEILEMGDSMIVLGKEDQVNELREIACDDGKRDPLKGLEDARKNAKESETQEE, from the coding sequence TTGCTCTTAAAAGAACAACAAAAACTGATGATTGTTATTGTTATAATTGTGATGGTGCTGACCTTCGGGACCATTGGTTATCAGATGTTACTGGATGTAAGCTTTGTGGACGCCCTGTATATGACGGTAATAACCATATCCACGGTAGGGTATACCGAAGTGGGAGAGATGACGGATCAGGCAAAATATTTTTCCATGCTGATCATTGTTATGGGCCTCGGTACCGTGGGTTATGCTGTGACCTCTGCGGTAGGCCTGTTGTTAGAGGGGACATTTAAAGAATCCTGGAGGAGGCGGAAGATGGATAAACAGATCAAAGAATTAAAAGATCACTACATACTTTGCGGCGCAGGAGAAACAGGACAAAGTGTGATTAAACAATTTGAAAACAGTAAAGTGGACTTTGTAGTCATCGAAATTAGGGAGCGGATCGTAAAAGAACTGGAAGAACGAGGGGTTCTGGTGATTCAAGGAGACGGAACCCATGAAGAGGATTTGGAAAAAGCACAGATTTATAAAGCCAAGGGCCTGGTTTCAAGCCTACCGAAGGACTCTGCCAATGTGTTTGCTGTGCTTACCGCAAGACAGATGAATCCCAAGCTTTATATTGTTTCCAGGTCGGTGGAAAGCACGTCCCGAGAAAAACTCAAAAAAGCAGGAGCCAATAACACCATCTCCCCTAATGTGATCGGCGGGATGCGTATGGCCTCCTTTGTGATCCGGCCTTCTATTATTTCTTTTTTGGATATCATTACCCATGCCGGGGACGTGGTGCTGGACTTGGAAGATGTGGTAATCTGTGAAGGCTCCAGTTTAAAGGGACAGAGTCTAAAAGAGGCGAAAATTCCTGAGCGGACGGGGTTAATTGTATTGGCCATTCGAAAAACCGGAGAATTTCAACCGAGACTGAACCCCAGCTCCGATGAAATATTGGAAATGGGAGACTCGATGATTGTCCTTGGTAAGGAAGATCAGGTAAATGAGTTAAGAGAGATTGCCTGTGATGACGGGAAAAGAGACCCGTTAAAAGGATTGGAGGATGCTCGAAAAAATGCGAAGGAAAGCGAAACTCAGGAGGAGTAA
- a CDS encoding amino acid ABC transporter ATP-binding protein, translating to MIETKNLHKYFGELEVLKGINMTVEEGEVVCMIGSSGSGKSTLLRCINYLEKKNRGDILIEGEKVEETPQAINAMRQKVGMVFQRFHLFPHKTAIENVMEGPVTVKGMEKEEARALALKLLEKVGLSDKEEEYPAMLSGGQQQRVAIARALAMEPKVMLFDEPTSALDPELVGEVLGVMKDLAQDGMTMIIVTHEMGFAREVADKVIYLNDGVIEETGTPSELFENPKNPRLQAFLGEIQF from the coding sequence ATGATTGAAACGAAAAATCTTCACAAATACTTCGGAGAACTGGAAGTATTGAAGGGAATCAACATGACCGTGGAGGAGGGGGAAGTGGTTTGTATGATCGGCTCCAGCGGTTCGGGAAAAAGTACCCTTCTACGGTGCATTAATTATCTGGAGAAAAAGAATCGAGGAGATATTCTGATCGAAGGGGAAAAGGTGGAAGAGACCCCTCAGGCTATCAATGCCATGCGTCAAAAAGTGGGAATGGTATTTCAGCGTTTTCATCTGTTTCCCCATAAAACCGCCATCGAAAATGTGATGGAGGGTCCGGTTACCGTCAAGGGGATGGAAAAGGAAGAGGCCAGAGCGCTGGCATTAAAGCTTTTGGAAAAAGTCGGCCTATCGGATAAGGAAGAGGAATACCCCGCCATGCTCTCCGGAGGACAGCAGCAGCGGGTAGCCATCGCCCGAGCCCTGGCCATGGAGCCGAAGGTCATGCTCTTCGACGAGCCCACTTCGGCCCTGGATCCGGAGCTGGTGGGCGAGGTGCTGGGCGTTATGAAAGACTTAGCCCAGGACGGCATGACGATGATCATCGTCACCCATGAAATGGGCTTTGCCCGGGAAGTTGCGGATAAAGTGATTTATTTAAACGACGGTGTTATTGAGGAGACCGGAACCCCGTCGGAATTATTCGAAAACCCGAAAAACCCAAGGTTACAGGCTTTTCTCGGAGAAATACAATTTTAA
- a CDS encoding DUF1015 domain-containing protein, giving the protein MAVVKPFAAVRPKPEEVEEVSALPYDVMNREEAAEMAKDKPNSFLHVSRSEIDLDEDISPYDHQVYAKARENLMDMMGRGVLLKDQEPKYYIYRQIMDGRAQTGIVARASIDDYLSDVIKKHEHTRPEKEEDRINHFDVTNANTEPVFFAYRSQDKINEIIEEWIDKNDTEYDFVSEDQIRHQLWVVDEKGVVETLEDLFEQVPNLYIADGHHRTASATKVGLSRRELNPDYTGEEPFNYMMAVIFPHDELLIMDYNRVVKDLNGHSREAFLDKIKENFDLEKSSGKEPYRPEKLHEFGMYLENQWYKLTAKDAIVDDSDPIKRLDVSILQENLLKPLLGIEDPRTDKRIDFVGGIRGLKALEKRVNEDMKVAFSMYPTPIEDLFAISDAGEVMPPKSTWFEPKLRSGLFVYLLEE; this is encoded by the coding sequence ATGGCAGTAGTAAAACCCTTTGCGGCGGTTAGACCAAAGCCTGAGGAGGTAGAGGAGGTATCCGCTCTCCCCTATGACGTTATGAACCGGGAGGAAGCAGCGGAGATGGCAAAGGACAAACCGAACAGTTTCTTGCATGTCAGTCGTTCGGAAATTGATTTGGATGAAGATATCAGTCCCTATGACCACCAAGTATACGCGAAAGCCAGAGAAAACTTAATGGACATGATGGGCCGGGGGGTGCTGTTGAAGGATCAGGAGCCGAAATACTATATTTACCGACAAATTATGGATGGCAGAGCCCAGACGGGAATCGTAGCAAGAGCGTCCATTGACGACTATCTGAGTGATGTGATCAAAAAGCATGAGCATACCCGGCCGGAAAAAGAAGAGGATCGAATCAATCATTTTGATGTAACCAATGCCAACACCGAGCCTGTATTTTTCGCCTATCGGTCTCAAGATAAGATTAACGAGATCATCGAAGAGTGGATCGATAAAAATGATACCGAGTATGATTTTGTTTCCGAGGATCAAATTCGTCATCAATTGTGGGTGGTGGATGAAAAAGGGGTGGTAGAGACCCTGGAAGATCTATTTGAACAGGTCCCGAATCTCTACATCGCCGATGGCCATCACCGAACGGCCTCCGCCACCAAGGTGGGGCTTTCAAGACGGGAGCTGAATCCCGATTACACCGGAGAGGAACCCTTTAACTACATGATGGCGGTGATTTTCCCCCATGATGAGCTGTTGATTATGGATTATAACCGGGTGGTTAAAGACCTAAACGGCCATAGCCGGGAGGCGTTCCTCGATAAAATCAAGGAGAATTTCGATCTGGAAAAATCCTCCGGCAAAGAGCCTTACAGGCCGGAAAAACTCCACGAATTCGGAATGTATCTGGAGAATCAGTGGTACAAACTTACCGCGAAGGATGCCATTGTAGATGACTCGGATCCTATTAAGCGTTTAGACGTCAGTATTTTACAGGAAAATCTCTTAAAGCCCCTACTGGGTATAGAAGATCCGAGAACCGATAAGCGCATTGATTTTGTCGGCGGGATCCGGGGATTGAAGGCCTTGGAAAAACGGGTCAACGAAGATATGAAAGTAGCCTTTTCCATGTATCCCACCCCGATTGAGGACCTGTTTGCCATTTCCGATGCCGGGGAAGTAATGCCCCCGAAGTCCACCTGGTTCGAGCCGAAACTCAGAAGCGGTTTATTCGTTTATTTACTGGAAGAGTAA
- a CDS encoding nucleoside recognition family protein codes for MQQVIDMILDSGARGIDLSLYLIMPIMVTMMAIMKVLEEKNVLNKVAVVFSPLLLIFGLPGLGVFALIQILFISFAAPVATLKVMEMRPSISDARIAATLAAILVMAQANATFPLAAVGLNLPINILTSIPAGLLASFIAFKMCVKLDLHHPAKEDPSESEEEEDTGKQKKKFIPLLFKGGEEGLQITLKSIPPLILAILMVNIFEMAGIIDILETIMAPLLTLIGIPSIAVLPIVTKFIAGGTAMMAIILDIMEEGLMTVSELNRMAGFTMNPLDPVGLAVLMATGPRVAKVARPAIIAAVIGIVFRGFLHILIF; via the coding sequence TTGCAACAGGTAATTGATATGATTTTAGATTCCGGTGCCCGAGGCATCGATTTATCCCTGTACTTAATAATGCCCATCATGGTAACCATGATGGCGATCATGAAGGTTTTGGAGGAAAAAAACGTTTTAAATAAAGTCGCCGTGGTTTTTTCCCCCCTGCTGCTGATTTTCGGTCTTCCGGGCCTGGGAGTTTTTGCCTTGATCCAAATTCTTTTTATTTCCTTCGCCGCCCCGGTGGCCACGTTGAAGGTTATGGAAATGCGCCCTTCTATCAGCGACGCCAGAATTGCTGCTACTTTGGCCGCGATTCTCGTTATGGCCCAGGCCAATGCCACCTTCCCCTTAGCGGCGGTGGGGCTAAACCTTCCGATCAATATCCTGACTTCTATTCCCGCAGGGCTTTTGGCAAGTTTTATTGCCTTTAAAATGTGTGTGAAGCTGGACCTCCACCATCCTGCAAAGGAAGATCCTTCCGAATCCGAGGAAGAGGAAGATACCGGAAAGCAAAAAAAGAAGTTCATTCCTCTGCTTTTCAAAGGCGGAGAAGAGGGACTACAAATCACATTGAAATCCATTCCGCCATTGATCCTGGCAATTTTAATGGTTAATATCTTTGAAATGGCAGGGATTATCGACATACTGGAAACGATTATGGCACCGCTCTTAACCCTAATCGGTATTCCAAGCATCGCGGTCCTTCCCATCGTTACCAAGTTTATCGCGGGGGGCACCGCCATGATGGCCATTATCCTGGATATTATGGAAGAAGGTCTGATGACCGTCTCGGAGTTAAACCGCATGGCGGGCTTTACCATGAATCCCCTGGATCCCGTGGGACTTGCGGTACTCATGGCCACAGGCCCCCGGGTGGCCAAGGTGGCGCGACCGGCGATAATCGCCGCAGTGATCGGTATTGTTTTTCGAGGATTCCTTCATATTCTCATTTTTTAG
- a CDS encoding transporter substrate-binding domain-containing protein, whose product MLKKIMVLIMILSALFFIGCGEEEGDVVEGEELSGDEAEEVLEGSTLEAIQERGEFTFAMTGAYPPFNFIDDTGELVGFDIDIAGAIAEELGVEAVGVTLTWDGLITGLNNGRFDSIIGSMAITEDRLEQVNFSDPYYYDGAQFFGLEDATEEDLADYDNPDVGVVTGTTFHNYLTEEVDNVGDILQFESDVDNMRAVDQGRADGMITGVLVGLNAIDEYDMPLKPIGDPLYVEDIAIALRQDDDDLQEAINEALETIKADGTYSEISEKWFGTDILEDQQ is encoded by the coding sequence ATGTTAAAGAAAATAATGGTACTTATTATGATTTTATCCGCCCTGTTTTTTATCGGATGCGGTGAAGAAGAAGGAGACGTGGTTGAAGGAGAGGAACTATCAGGAGATGAAGCAGAAGAGGTTCTGGAGGGAAGCACCTTAGAGGCGATACAGGAACGGGGAGAATTCACTTTTGCCATGACGGGAGCCTATCCCCCCTTTAACTTTATCGACGACACAGGAGAACTTGTAGGGTTTGATATTGATATTGCCGGAGCCATCGCCGAAGAATTGGGCGTAGAGGCTGTTGGCGTAACCTTGACTTGGGACGGACTGATTACCGGATTGAACAACGGACGATTTGACAGTATCATCGGATCCATGGCGATCACCGAGGATCGTTTGGAACAGGTGAATTTCTCCGATCCCTATTACTATGACGGTGCCCAGTTCTTTGGACTGGAAGATGCCACGGAGGAAGACTTAGCGGATTATGACAATCCCGATGTAGGCGTTGTAACAGGAACCACCTTTCACAATTACTTAACGGAAGAAGTGGACAATGTAGGGGATATCCTACAGTTTGAAAGCGATGTAGACAATATGCGGGCCGTGGATCAAGGAAGAGCCGACGGGATGATTACCGGGGTATTGGTCGGTCTTAATGCCATCGATGAATATGACATGCCCTTAAAGCCCATCGGAGATCCTCTGTACGTGGAAGATATTGCCATTGCCCTTCGTCAGGATGACGATGATCTACAGGAAGCCATAAACGAAGCCTTAGAAACCATCAAAGCTGACGGAACCTATTCAGAAATCAGTGAAAAATGGTTTGGTACTGATATCTTGGAAGATCAACAATAG